The proteins below come from a single Malus sylvestris chromosome 3, drMalSylv7.2, whole genome shotgun sequence genomic window:
- the LOC126614789 gene encoding poly [ADP-ribose] polymerase 2-like isoform X1: MASKLKVEELRNELAQRGLTTTGAKPTLVRRLDSALREEKKQPTGASDGSAAGASLVSRKRERKLIEEEGGGDSNVSEKMKATEKFRGMSVKQLREEAALCGVSATGSKKELLERLSEHSDGIPLGKANEEGNGGKEKIITATKKGAAVLDQWLPDDIKAHYHVLQLGDDIYDAMLNQTNVGHNNNKFYLIQVLESDVGGSFMIYYRWGRVGVKGQNKLAPHASRESAINEFKQKFYDKTRNDWSNRKMFQPIPSCYMWIEMDYNEKEEQSAVEEKNGSALGRQPLETQLEPCIAKFISLICNIGMMKQHMMEIGYNADKLPLGKLSKSTILKGYNILQRISDVIGSSNRKLIEQLSGEFYTVIPHDFGFKKMHNFVIDTPQKLKHKLEMVEALGEIEVATKLLKDDTGMQGDPLYSSYQRLHCELTPVGADSHEFDMITKYLHNTHAKTHSTYTVDIVQIFRTSKEGEVERFRKFSSTKNRMLLWHGSRLTNWAGILSQGLRIAPPEAPVTGYMFGKGVYFADMFSKSANYCYASNGCTSGVLLLCEVALGDMAELLTAKYDADKLPVGKLSTKGVGGTEPDFSEAQLLDDGVVVPLGKPKENTSRPKGSLLYNEYIVYNVEQIRMRYVVQVNFNFKL, from the exons ATGGCAAGCAAGCTCAAAGTAGAAGAGCTCCGAAACGAATTGGCTCAGCGTGGTCTCACCACCACCGGAGCGAAGCCCACCCTG GTTCGGAGGCTCGATTCTGCTCTTCGCGAGGAGAAGAAGCAACCCACAGGCGCAAGTGATGGTTCAGCAGCAGGAGCTTCACTGGTTAGTAGAAAGAGGGAAAGGAAGTTAATTGAAGAGGAGGGAGGTGGGGATTCAAATGTGTCCGAGAAAATGAAGGCCACCGAAAAGTTTAGGGGCATGAGCGTGAAGCAATTGCGCGAAGAAGCCGCTCTTTGTGGAGTTTCGGCAACTGGGTCGAAAAAAGAATTGCTGGAGAGGCTTTCTGAACATTCCGATGGCATTCCTCTAGGTAAAG CTAATGAGGAAGGAAAtggcggcaaggagaagatAATAACCGCAACCAAAAAGGGTGCGGCGGTACTGGATCAGTGGCTACCGGATGACATAAAGGCACATTATCATGTTTTGCAACTG GGGGATGATATATACGATGCCATGTTAAACCAGACCAATGTCGGTCATAACAATAACAAGTTCTATCTGATTCAAGTTCTTG AATCAGATGTTGGtggaagtttcatgatttactATAGATGGGGGAGAGTAGGTGTCAAGGGTCAGAACAAGCTAGCTCCTCATGCATCCCGTGAGAGCGCGATCAATGAGTTTAAACAGAAATTCTATGACAAAACCAGGAATGATTGGTCCAATCGAAAAATGTTCCAGCCTATCCCATCCTGCTATATGTGGATAGAAATGGATTACAATGAAAAGGAAGAGCAGTCAGCT GTTGAAGAAAAGAATGGCTCTGCTTTAGGACGTCAACCTTTGGAAACACAACTTGAGCCCTGCATTGCAAAGTTTATATCTCTTATTTGCAACATCGGCATGATGAAGCAGCATATGATGGAAATAG GATACAACGCTGATAAGTTGCCTCTGGGTAAACTTAGCAAATCAACAATTCTAAAG GGCTATAACATCCTGCAGAGGATTTCTGATGTGATTGGCTCATCTAACAGGAAATTAATCGAACAATTAAGCGG AGAGTTCTACACTGTCATTCCTCATGACTTCGGGTTTAAAAAAATGC ATAACTTTGTGATTGATACTCCTCAGAAGTTGAAACACAAGCTAGAAATG GTTGAAGCACTAGGTGAAATTGAGGTTGCAACGAAATTGTTGAAGGATGACACAGGAATGCAG GGAGATCCCTTGTATTCCAGTTATCAACGCCTTCATTGTGAGCTGACACCGGTTGGTGCTGATTCTCATGAATTTGATATG ATTACAAAATATTTGCATAATACTCATGCAAAAACACATTCAACTTACACTGTTGATATTGTTCAAATATTCCGCACATCTAAAGAGGGTGAAGTTGAACGCTTCAGAAAG TTTTCTAGTACGAAAAATAGAATGCTTTTGTGGCATGGTTCTCGTCTTACAAATTGGGCTGGCATATTATCTCAAG GCTTGCGCATAGCTCCACCTGAAGCCCCAGTGACTGGTTACATGTTCGGGAAAGGAGTTTACTTCGCAGACATGTTCTCCAAAAGTGCAAATTATTGCTATGCATCTAATGGCTGTACATCTGGGGTGCTTCTTCTATGTGAG GTTGCGTTGGGCGACATGGCTGAGCTTTTAACCGCTAAGTACGATGCTGACAAGTTACCTGTAGGAAAACTAAG CACTAAAGGAGTTGGGGGAACTGAACCAGATTTTTCAGAAGCTCAGTTACTAGATGATGGTGTCGTGGTTCCCCTAGGAAAGCCGAAAGAGAATACAAGCCGCCCGAAG GGTTCATTACTGTACAATGAGTACATAGTTTACAATGTGGAACAGATCAGGATGCGCTACGTTGTTCAagttaatttcaatttcaagttATGA
- the LOC126614789 gene encoding poly [ADP-ribose] polymerase 2-like isoform X6 — MASKLKVEELRNELAQRGLTTTGAKPTLVRRLDSALREEKKQPTGASDGSAAGASLVSRKRERKLIEEEGGGDSNVSEKMKATEKFRGMSVKQLREEAALCGVSATGSKKELLERLSEHSDGIPLGKANEEGNGGKEKIITATKKGAAVLDQWLPDDIKAHYHVLQLGDDIYDAMLNQTNVGHNNNKFYLIQVLESDVGGSFMIYYRWGRVGVKGQNKLAPHASRESAINEFKQKFYDKTRNDWSNRKMFQPIPSCYMWIEMDYNEKEEQSAVEEKNGSALGRQPLETQLEPCIAKFISLICNIGMMKQHMMEIGYNADKLPLGKLSKSTILKGYNILQRISDVIGSSNRKLIEQLSGEFYTVIPHDFGFKKMHNFVIDTPQKLKHKLEMVEALGEIEVATKLLKDDTGMQGDPLYSSYQRLHCELTPVGADSHEFDMFSSTKNRMLLWHGSRLTNWAGILSQGLRIAPPEAPVTGYMFGKGVYFADMFSKSANYCYASNGCTSGVLLLCEVALGDMAELLTAKYDADKLPVGKLSTKGVGGTEPDFSEAQLLDDGVVVPLGKPKENTSRPKGSLLYNEYIVYNVEQIRMRYVVQVNFNFKL, encoded by the exons ATGGCAAGCAAGCTCAAAGTAGAAGAGCTCCGAAACGAATTGGCTCAGCGTGGTCTCACCACCACCGGAGCGAAGCCCACCCTG GTTCGGAGGCTCGATTCTGCTCTTCGCGAGGAGAAGAAGCAACCCACAGGCGCAAGTGATGGTTCAGCAGCAGGAGCTTCACTGGTTAGTAGAAAGAGGGAAAGGAAGTTAATTGAAGAGGAGGGAGGTGGGGATTCAAATGTGTCCGAGAAAATGAAGGCCACCGAAAAGTTTAGGGGCATGAGCGTGAAGCAATTGCGCGAAGAAGCCGCTCTTTGTGGAGTTTCGGCAACTGGGTCGAAAAAAGAATTGCTGGAGAGGCTTTCTGAACATTCCGATGGCATTCCTCTAGGTAAAG CTAATGAGGAAGGAAAtggcggcaaggagaagatAATAACCGCAACCAAAAAGGGTGCGGCGGTACTGGATCAGTGGCTACCGGATGACATAAAGGCACATTATCATGTTTTGCAACTG GGGGATGATATATACGATGCCATGTTAAACCAGACCAATGTCGGTCATAACAATAACAAGTTCTATCTGATTCAAGTTCTTG AATCAGATGTTGGtggaagtttcatgatttactATAGATGGGGGAGAGTAGGTGTCAAGGGTCAGAACAAGCTAGCTCCTCATGCATCCCGTGAGAGCGCGATCAATGAGTTTAAACAGAAATTCTATGACAAAACCAGGAATGATTGGTCCAATCGAAAAATGTTCCAGCCTATCCCATCCTGCTATATGTGGATAGAAATGGATTACAATGAAAAGGAAGAGCAGTCAGCT GTTGAAGAAAAGAATGGCTCTGCTTTAGGACGTCAACCTTTGGAAACACAACTTGAGCCCTGCATTGCAAAGTTTATATCTCTTATTTGCAACATCGGCATGATGAAGCAGCATATGATGGAAATAG GATACAACGCTGATAAGTTGCCTCTGGGTAAACTTAGCAAATCAACAATTCTAAAG GGCTATAACATCCTGCAGAGGATTTCTGATGTGATTGGCTCATCTAACAGGAAATTAATCGAACAATTAAGCGG AGAGTTCTACACTGTCATTCCTCATGACTTCGGGTTTAAAAAAATGC ATAACTTTGTGATTGATACTCCTCAGAAGTTGAAACACAAGCTAGAAATG GTTGAAGCACTAGGTGAAATTGAGGTTGCAACGAAATTGTTGAAGGATGACACAGGAATGCAG GGAGATCCCTTGTATTCCAGTTATCAACGCCTTCATTGTGAGCTGACACCGGTTGGTGCTGATTCTCATGAATTTGATATG TTTTCTAGTACGAAAAATAGAATGCTTTTGTGGCATGGTTCTCGTCTTACAAATTGGGCTGGCATATTATCTCAAG GCTTGCGCATAGCTCCACCTGAAGCCCCAGTGACTGGTTACATGTTCGGGAAAGGAGTTTACTTCGCAGACATGTTCTCCAAAAGTGCAAATTATTGCTATGCATCTAATGGCTGTACATCTGGGGTGCTTCTTCTATGTGAG GTTGCGTTGGGCGACATGGCTGAGCTTTTAACCGCTAAGTACGATGCTGACAAGTTACCTGTAGGAAAACTAAG CACTAAAGGAGTTGGGGGAACTGAACCAGATTTTTCAGAAGCTCAGTTACTAGATGATGGTGTCGTGGTTCCCCTAGGAAAGCCGAAAGAGAATACAAGCCGCCCGAAG GGTTCATTACTGTACAATGAGTACATAGTTTACAATGTGGAACAGATCAGGATGCGCTACGTTGTTCAagttaatttcaatttcaagttATGA
- the LOC126614798 gene encoding U1 small nuclear ribonucleoprotein A-like, translating into MAENNNGGGDGGVGGGGEVSANQTIYINNLSEKIKLDELKKSLLAVFSQFGKIVEVLAFKTLKHKGQAWLVFEDVSSATKALHQMQGFPFYDKPMRIQYAKTKSDVIAKADGTFVPRERRKRHEEKGKKRKEQLDASQAGMGGVPAYAGPYGSAPPLSQIPYPGGVKLPEAPAPPNNILFVQNLPQETTPMMLQMLFCQYAGFKEVRMVEAKPGIAFVEYGDEMQSTVAMQELQAFKLTPQSSMLITYAKK; encoded by the exons ATGGCCGAGAACAACAACGGCGGCGGCGACGGTGGcgttggtggtggtggagaagTGTCGGCGAACCAGACGATCTACATCAACAACCTGAGCGAGAAAATAAAGCTGGACGAACTGAAAAAGTCGCTTCTGGCGGTGTTCTCGCAGTTCGGGAAGATTGTGGAGGTCTTGGCTTTCAAGACGCTCAAGCACAAAGGCCAAGCCTGGCTCGTCTTCGAGGACGTCTCCTCCGCCACCAAAGCCCTTCACCAAATGCAGGGCTTCCCCTTTTACGACAAGCCCATG AGAATACAATATGCCAAGACGAAATCAGATGTGATAGCAAAAGCTGATGGTACTTTTGTTCCACGCGAAAGACGAAAGAGGCATGAGGAAAAGG GGAAAAAACGAAAAGAGCAACTTGATGCGAGCCAAGCCGGAATGGGTGGCGTTCCTGCTTATGCTGGTCCCTATGGTTCAGCACCTCCG CTTTCCCAAATACCGTATCCTGGTGGTGTGAAGTTACCTGAGGCTCCTGCTCCACCAAACAACATACTATTTGTTCAGAATCTTCCGCAGGAGACAACTCCCATGATGCTGCAAATGCTCTTCTGCCAGTATGCTGGTTTTAAGGAGGTTAGAATGGTCGAAGCGAAGCCTGGTATTGCTTTTGTGGAGTATGGAGACGAGATGCAATCAACAGTAGCAATGCAGGAACTCCAAGCTTTTAAGTTGACACCGCAGAGTTCGATGTTGATTACCTATGCCAAAAAGTAG
- the LOC126614807 gene encoding protein SENESCENCE-ASSOCIATED GENE 21, mitochondrial-like, with translation MARSFSNAKFLSALVVDGFSSSISRRGYAAGSQGVASSVVRGGGATNPRSVNMAKKNSGEEKVGSTFKVSWVPDPKTGVYGPENGTAKIDAAELRAALLKKH, from the exons ATGGCTCGTTCTTTCTCCAACGCTAAGTTTCTCTCTGCTCTCGTCGTCGACGGTTTCTCTAGCTCCATCTCCAG ACGTGGATATGCGGCGGGTTCGCAAGGAGTTGCGTCGAGCGTGGTGAGAGGAGGAGGTGCTACGAATCCCAGAAGCGTGAACATGGCGAAGAAGAATTCCGGGGAAGAAAAGGTGGGCTCCACCTTCAAGGTCTCGTGGGTCCCCGACCCCAAAACCGGGGTTTATGGACCCGAGAACGGCACCGCGAAGATCGACGCCGCCGAGCTGCGCGCGGCGCTCTTGAAGAAGCACTAA
- the LOC126614804 gene encoding uncharacterized protein At5g01610-like produces MSLATTLAVLVLLSPLSTSSTASANGDGDGSLSVYDAIQEFNFPMGLLPKGVTGYELDNGNGRFLAYLNGSCSFSLEGSYQLKYKSTITGTISPNKLSSLTGVSVKVLFLWLDIVEVTRRGDNLEFSVGIASAAFPIDNFYECPQCGCGLDCFNGGQVRKIKMPLVSSV; encoded by the coding sequence atgtctcTCGCAACAACTCTCGCCGTCCTCGTCCTCCTATCACCGTTGTCCACGTCATCAACCGCCTCCGCCAACGGCGATGGCGACGGCTCGCTGTCTGTGTACGATGCAATCCAAGAATTCAACTTTCCGATGGGTCTGCTCCCGAAGGGCGTCACCGGATACGAGCTCGACAATGGCAACGGCCGATTCCTCGCGTATTTGAACGGCTCCTGCAGCTTCTCGCTGGAAGGCTCGTACCAGCTCAAGTACAAGTCCACCATTACCGGCACAATCTCCCCGAACAAGCTCTCCTCGCTGACCGGGGTCAGCGTCAAGGTCCTGTTCCTGTGGCTCGACATCGTCGAGGTCACCCGGAGAGGTGACAACCTCGAGTTCTCGGTGGGGATAGCGTCGGCGGCGTTTCCAATCGACAATTTTTACGAGTGCCCGCAGTGCGGGTGCGGGTTGGATTGCTTCAATGGCGGACAAGTAAGGAAGATTAAAATGCCTCTTGTTTCTTCGgtttga
- the LOC126614799 gene encoding uncharacterized protein At5g01610-like, giving the protein MSLATTLAVFVLLSPFYTSSTASANGDGSRSVYDAIQEFNFPMGLLPKGVTGYELDNGNGRFRAYLNGSCSFSLEGSYQLKYKSTITGTISPNKLSSLTGVSVKVLFLWLNIVEVTRSGDNLEFSVGIASAAFPIDNFYECPQCGCGLDCVNGGQVRKIKMPLVSSI; this is encoded by the coding sequence atgtctCTCGCAACAACTCTCGCCGTCTTCGTCCTCCTATCACCGTTCTACACGTCATCAACCGCCTCCGCCAACGGCGACGGCTCGCGGTCTGTGTACGATGCAATCCAAGAATTCAACTTTCCGATGGGTCTGCTCCCGAAGGGCGTCACCGGATACGAGCTCGACAATGGCAACGGCCGATTCCGCGCGTATTTGAACGGCTCCTGCAGCTTCTCGCTGGAAGGCTCGTACCAGCTCAAGTACAAGTCCACCATTACCGGCACAATCTCCCCGAACAAGCTCTCCTCGCTGACCGGGGTCAGCGTCAAGGTCCTGTTCCTGTGGCTCAACATCGTCGAGGTGACCCGGAGCGGCGACAACCTCGAGTTCTCGGTGGGGATCGCGTCGGCGGCGTTTCCGATCGACAATTTTTACGAGTGCCCGCAGTGCGGGTGCGGGTTGGATTGCGTCAATGGCGGACAAGTAAGGAAGATTAAAATGCCTCTTGTTTCTTCGATTTGA
- the LOC126614803 gene encoding uncharacterized protein At5g01610-like translates to MSPKATLLPSLLILFFLLSFLIPSSFAADELTVYEALEEYDFPVGILPKDVVSYELDTSTGKFSVYLNSTCRFTIDSYKLKYKSTITGIVTTGKISSLSGIEVRVLFLWLSIVSVTRDDDELELSVGIASANFPVSNFDESPTCGCGFDCVNGKRMIKNLVSALLGQSLAF, encoded by the coding sequence ATGTCTCCAAAGGCAACACTGCTACCAAGCCTCCTAATTCTCTTCTTTCTGCTCTCTTTCTTGATCCCCTCGTCCTTCGCTGCCGACGAGCTGACGGTTTATGAAGCCCTCGAGGAGTACGACTTCCCGGTGGGCATACTCCCCAAAGACGTAGTGAGCTACGAGCTGGACACCTCCACAGGTAAGTTCTCAGTCTACTTGAACAGCACTTGTAGATTTACCATCGACTCGTATAAGCTGAAGTACAAGTCCACCATAACGGGTATTGTAACCACTGGCAAGATCTCTAGCTTGAGTGGCATCGAAGTTAGGGTGCTCTTTCTGTGGCTGAGCATTGTCTCAGTGACTCGTGACGACGATGAGCTAGAATTATCGGTCGGCATCGCCTCCGCAAACTTTCCGGTGAGTAATTTCGATGAAAGTCCGACCTGTGGTTGTGGTTTCGACTGTGTGAATGGGAAAAGAATGATTAAGAATTTGGTGTCTGCTCTTTTAGGTCAGTCTTTAGCTTTTTAG
- the LOC126614806 gene encoding uncharacterized protein At5g01610-like, whose product MAPSMVFLVAVLVAILSSSFAYGDNNPSAYVVLQEYDFPIGLLPKGVTGYELDKESGNFKVYFDGTCRFSIENSYNLRYKSTITGVLSKGRLKNLNGVSVKILLFWFNIVEVIRDGDELQFSVGIASADFSIDNFEESPQCGCGFACKSRASSTSRTALT is encoded by the coding sequence ATGGCTCCGTCAATGGTGTTTCTCGTTGCCGTTCTGGTGGCCATTCTCTCATCCTCGTTCGCCTATGGCGACAACAACCCATCGGCATACGTGGTGCTTCAAGAATACGACTTCCCGATCGGCCTTCTTCCCAAAGGAGTAACAGGGTACGAATTAGACAAAGAATCTGGAAATTTCAAGGTTTATTTTGACGGAACTTGCCGCTTCTCCATTGAAAATTCATACAACCTCAGGTACAAATCCACCATAACTGGTGTTTTGTCCAAGGGCAGGCTCAAAAATTTGAATGGCGTCAGTGTTAAGATACTATTATTTTGGTTCAACATTGTCGAAGTTATTCGCGATGGCGACGAGCTACAATTCTCTGTGGGGATTGCTTCGGCAGACTTTTCCATCGACAACTTTGAGGAGAGTCCGCAGTGTGGGTGTGGATTTGCTTGTAAGAGTAGAGCTAGCTCAACAAGTAGAACTGCACTGACCTAG
- the LOC126614784 gene encoding exocyst complex component SEC15B-like: MQHTKSRRKVAPSAAENGDSAEKLDQLLLSSAICNGEDVGPFVRKAFTSGKPETLLQHLRHFSRSKESEIEEVCKAHYQDFILAVDDLRSLLSDVDSLKSSLSDSNAKLQSVGLPLLSSLDAFVEARNVSRNVNLALESVRNCSRLLELCSRSNRHLSNSNFYMALKCVDTIESEFLVKTPSSTLKRMLEKKIPDIRLHIERKVSKEFGDWLVEIRVVSRNLGQLAIGQASSARQREEDLRIKQRQAEEQSRLSLRDCVYALEEEDDDGLGGGGVGDDGFNGGGGFDLTPLYRAYHIHQTLGLEDRFKQYYFENRKLQLTSDFQVSSMTPFLESHQTFFAQIAGFFIVEDRIVRTGGSLVSKLEVENLWETAVSKMCSVLEDQFSRMQTANHLLLIKDYVSLLGVTLRRYGYLVDPLLDVLSKHRDKYHELLLSDCRKQIAEALSADKFDQMLMKKEYEYSMNVLSFQIQTSDIIPAFPYVAPFSSTVPDCCRIVRSFIEDSVSFMSYGGQLDFFDVVKKYLDRLLSEDLDGALLKLISTSIHGVSQAMQVAANMVVMERACDFFFRHAAQLSGVPLRMVERGRRQFPLCKARDAAEDTLSGLLKQKVDGFLMLIENVNWVADEPLPNGNEYVNEVIIYLETLVSTAQQILPPQVLKRVLQDVLSHISEKIVGALLGDTVKRFTVQAIMSIDVDIRLLESFADNQAPLLSDEEANQLKTAVAESRQLVNLLLSNHPENFLNPVIRERSYNTLDHRKVVLISEKLRDPSERLFGTFGSRGGRQNPKKKSLDTLIKRLKDVS, encoded by the coding sequence GACTTCATCCTCGCCGTGGACGACCTCCGATCTCTCCTCTCCGACGTCGATTCCCTCAAGTCTTCCCTCTCCGATTCCAACGCCAAGCTCCAGTCCGTCGGccttcctcttctttcctcCCTCGACGCCTTCGTCGAAGCCCGAAACGTTTCCCGGAACGTCAACCTCGCGCTTGAATCGGTCCGAAACTGTAGTCGTTTGTTGGAGCTCTGCTCCCGATCCAATCGCCATCTTTCCAACAGCAACTTTTACATGGCGCTCAAGTGCGTCGACACAATCGAGTCCGAGTTCCTGGTCAAAACGCCGTCGTCTACGCTGAAGCGGATGCTGGAGAAGAAGATTCCAGACATTCGGTTGCACATCGAACGGAAAGTCAGCAAGGAGTTCGGCGATTGGCTGGTGGAGATCCGAGTGGTGAGCCGGAACCTCGGTCAATTGGCGATCGGTCAAGCTTCGTCGGCGAGGCAACGGGAAGAGGATCTGAGAATCAAGCAGCGGCAAGCGGAGGAGCAGAGCCGCCTCAGCCTCAGAGACTGTGTGTACGCTTTGGAGGAAGAGGACGACGACGGACTCGGCGGCGGTGGGGTTGGAGATGACGGTTTTAATGGCGGAGGTGGATTCGATTTGACTCCCTTGTACAGAGCTTATCATATACACCAGACTCTAGGGCTTGAAGACCGATTCAAGCAGTATTACTTCGAGAATCGAAAGCTTCAGCTCACTTCCGACTTTCAGGTATCTTCCATGACTCCGTTTCTTGAATCGCATCAAACTTTCTTTGCCCAAATCGCCGGATTTTTCATCGTTGAGGATCGAATTGTGAGGACCGGTGGTAGTTTGGTATCGAAATTGGAGGTTGAGAATTTGTGGGAAACTGCTGTGAGTAAAATGTGTTCTGTTTTAGAGGATCAGTTTTCTAGGATGCAAACTGCCAACCATTTGTTGTTGATTAAGGACTATGTGAGCTTGTTAGGTGTAACATTGCGTCGGTATGGATATTTGGTTGATCCTTTGCTTGATGTCCTGAGCAAACATAGGGATAAGTATCATGAGCTCTTGTTGTCAGATTGTCGTAAACAGATTGCTGAAGCGCTTTCCGCTGATAAATTCGATCAGATGTTGATGAAGAAAGAGTATGAGTATTCCATGAATGTGCTTTCGTTTCAGATACAGACGTCTGATATCATACCGGCTTTTCCTTACGTTGCACCATTTAGTTCGACAGTGCCTGATTGTTGCCGCATTGTAAGGTCTTTTATTGAGGATTCTGTGAGTTTCATGTCGTATGGCGGGCAGCTTGATTTCTTTGATGTTGTGAAGAAGTATTTGGATAGGTTGTTGAGTGAGGATTTGGATGGGGCTCTTTTGAAGCTTATCAGTACGTCTATCCATGGGGTCTCCCAGGCAATGCAGGTGGCGGCTAATATGGTTGTAATGGAGCGAGCTTGCGATTTCTTCTTCCGACATGCTGCTCAGCTTTCTGGTGTTCCCTTGAGAATGGTGGAGAGAGGGAGGAGGCAGTTTCCTCTATGCAAAGCCCGTGATGCAGCAGAAGACACACTCTCTGGGTTGCTTAAACAAAAAGTGGATGGCTTCCTGATGTTGATTGAGAATGTGAACTGGGTGGCCGATGAGCCTTTACCGAATGGGAATGAATATGTGAACGAGGTGATCATATATTTGGAAACTCTGGTTTCCACTGCTCAGCAAATATTGCCTCCTCAGGTTCTCAAACGAGTTTTGCAGGATGTCCTTTCTCACATATCGGAGAAGATAGTTGGGGCTTTACTTGGGGACACAGTTAAGAGGTTTACCGTACAAGCAATTATGAGCATTGATGTAGATATTCGATTGTTGGAATCTTTTGCAGATAATCAAGCTCCTCTACTCTCAGATGAGGAAGCAAATCAGTTGAAAACGGCAGTTGCTGAGTCGAGGCAATTAGTTAATTTACTCTTGAGCAATCATCCAGAGAATTTTCTTAATCCGGTAATCCGGGAGAGGAGTTACAATACCTTGGACCACAGAAAAGTAGTGCTTATTTCAGAAAAGTTGAGGGATCCTTCAGAGCGGCTATTTGGAACCTTTGGTAGCCGGGGAGGCAGGCAGAACCCGAAGAAGAAATCTCTAGATACATTGATTAAAAGACTCAAGGATGTgagttga